The Bacillales bacterium genome window below encodes:
- a CDS encoding sigma-70 family RNA polymerase sigma factor, producing MVSIIQLIKKAQNGNSRAFSKLFQHFQADLYRTAFVYVKNQQDALDVVQETAYRSFKSIHTLKEPKYLKTWFIKIVISCSIDLIRRRKKAVPLKPEYEGLISGDIEEDIPLSMSLQEFIELLSEDEKSVIILRFYHDLSIKEVSEALTIPLGTAKTILYRALKKLRKQWEGGGVNEQSIETRNE from the coding sequence GTGGTTTCAATCATCCAGCTTATAAAAAAGGCTCAGAACGGGAATTCCAGAGCGTTTTCAAAGCTCTTTCAACATTTTCAAGCTGATTTGTATCGGACGGCGTTTGTATATGTTAAAAACCAGCAAGACGCGCTTGATGTTGTTCAAGAAACGGCATATCGATCATTTAAATCAATCCATACTTTAAAAGAACCAAAGTATTTGAAAACCTGGTTCATCAAAATTGTTATCAGTTGTTCGATAGATTTAATTCGCAGGCGGAAAAAAGCAGTTCCATTGAAGCCGGAATATGAAGGGCTTATTTCTGGGGACATAGAGGAGGATATTCCGCTTTCAATGTCATTACAAGAATTTATTGAACTTCTGAGTGAGGATGAGAAAAGCGTCATTATTTTGAGGTTCTATCATGACCTCAGCATTAAAGAGGTTTCCGAAGCCTTAACCATTCCTTTGGGGACCGCAAAAACGATTTTATACAGAGCATTGAAAAAACTCCGTAAACAGTGGGAAGGAGGTGGCGTGAATGAGCAATCAATTGAAACGAGAAATGAGTAA
- a CDS encoding alpha-L-glutamate ligase — translation MESKIYVIHENADWTAPLFQALEELGAPYEDWFLDEGQLDLNEVPPEGIFYNRISASSHTRGHRFAPEFTAAVLSWLERNGRRVLNPSRALRLELSKAEQYGELNAHGIRTPKTIAAAGKNNILEAAKTFPRPFITKHNRAGKGLGVRLFHDPTALETYVNGPDFEDSVDGITLLQEYIESPDASITRCEFVGGQFLYAVKVDTSDGFELCPADACAIDDAHCPTTGTPTSKFEIIPSFESPLIEKYERFLKANDIHFAGIEFIENGNGDIYTYDVNTNTNYNSEAEKKDGRSGMMAIAETLVREWEQVKAFLSE, via the coding sequence ATGGAATCGAAAATTTATGTCATTCATGAAAACGCCGACTGGACGGCGCCGCTGTTTCAAGCTTTGGAGGAGCTCGGAGCGCCTTACGAAGATTGGTTTTTGGATGAGGGGCAGCTTGACTTGAATGAAGTGCCGCCCGAGGGCATATTTTACAACCGAATCAGTGCGTCTTCTCATACGCGCGGCCATCGTTTTGCTCCTGAATTTACCGCGGCCGTCCTTTCCTGGCTGGAACGAAACGGAAGACGTGTGTTGAATCCGAGTCGCGCATTGCGGCTTGAACTGAGCAAAGCGGAACAATACGGGGAACTGAACGCTCACGGCATACGGACGCCAAAGACCATCGCTGCCGCAGGCAAAAACAACATTCTTGAGGCGGCTAAAACGTTCCCGCGGCCGTTCATTACGAAACATAATCGTGCCGGAAAAGGCTTGGGGGTTCGCCTTTTTCACGATCCAACCGCCCTCGAAACATACGTGAATGGTCCGGACTTCGAAGATTCCGTAGACGGCATCACTTTATTGCAAGAGTACATTGAATCGCCGGACGCGTCGATTACCCGCTGCGAATTCGTTGGCGGCCAATTTCTGTACGCGGTGAAAGTGGACACATCCGATGGTTTCGAATTGTGCCCCGCAGATGCTTGTGCGATTGACGACGCTCATTGTCCGACTACCGGCACACCGACATCGAAATTTGAAATCATTCCGTCATTCGAGAGCCCGCTGATTGAGAAATACGAGCGGTTTTTGAAGGCGAACGACATTCATTTTGCCGGCATCGAATTTATTGAAAACGGCAATGGCGACATTTATACGTATGATGTCAACACGAACACGAACTATAATTCCGAAGCGGAAAAGAAAGACGGCCGCTCGGGGATGATGGCGATTGCCGAGACGCTTGTTCGTGAATGGGAACAGGTGAAAGCTTTCTTGAGTGAATAG